agataaaaagataattgagaatataaaaaggtgggttgaaaaatgtgtttataatacaagcgaaatattatttaaaatatttgtgCTATCCAAACATAGtactgggtttgtttggatagggtattatttgaaatattatttgaaataattactgtagcactttttatgatgtgatgtatgtgagataaaaagttgattgggaatataaaaaggtgggttgggaaatgtatttatgatgcaagcgaaatattatttggaataatgtgtgtatccaaacactcccaCTATAAAACCTCAAAAGAGACCTTGCAATAATTTTTTtactatacaaaaaaaaaaattttagatgaaTTCGGCTCTGCACACGTATCTTGCAGTAATCCATTTAAACCTATATATAGCTGATCTGCTTATGGATGACATTGGTTGTATTTACTCTTTTACTTGTGGCAATTACTGTCCACCAATAATGCAACAAGTGTTTCCACCCTTTCGTCCCAGTACAAAATATGCAATTAAGGCTTGTACCCTTGGTTCCCTAGATTGTACTCTATGCTTCACAATGCAAAAGCCCTCTATTGCTCCAAAGCTACCACGTGGGAGAAAATAGATCTttatttgaaaatattatttttttgactGAATAATAGTATGCGAAAtggtaaattttttaaaatacttCGTCTGTAATCGAGAGGTCACACGAATTGGGAAATCACTATTGATGGTCctctttttaaataaaaaaaaaaggtaattttttatgcataattattcttttcctttttttgggtTCCCCTATTTTATAAAAGTCTGAATTTCCTTGTTAAAGTTTCTTCAATACCGAGAGGGTTGATAATAATATCTAAAATTTATAGTGGATCCACCTCCCTATTTTGCATGCTTAGGacacaaatttagaaaaatcttttttttttagtaatatGTGCAGCAACTTTGGATTGACACATTGCTTTACGTGGTGAATCAAGGAAAATATTATCATGCACGACACATACGACTAGATACAAATGAAACAACGTAAAATTGCTTCCTTGAGGTTTTTGAAGGTTTTTTTTCAATACAAAAATTTTGGATGACTCCGCCCAGAACCTTCCATGATCTTGCGCCCAAGTTCTTGCACAAGAGCATCAATAGCTTCAGAGTACTCGTGCATTATTTCCCTTcaacaaatcaagaaagttAGTCCACCAAATACAACATACTTCAAAATTAATTGCAACCTCACATACATCGTATGTTAATAGTATATTATTATCGTTCTACATCATATTTTAAAAAGTGTGACAgtattatttttctaaaatgctTCAAAAGAGTACTAAAgatcgcaatccaaacaaaatggTAAGTTTATGCGTCAATCCAAGAGTTTCTTAGGTCAAGTCCATTTTGCATGCCAATTCCAGAGTTTCTTAGGTTAACCTCTGTACATTTTCAAGTGTCTTCCGTATAAAACTCGTAAATTCCGCTACTAGATTCTCTTGAGGTTTTAATCATAGACTTGAAATTAATGATTTCTGCCAACTAAAGGTGGATATGGATTACCTTTGATGAGGAGAAGCATCAAGTTTATCACAGAATTGATCCACGGCCTCAGGTGTGAGCATGTCATACACTCCAAGGGCTTCATAGAATGAATTGATAGTGTTCCTAGGAATGTACCCCATCAAACGTTGAGGATAAACATTCCTTTTCTTGATTTCAAGAGGAAGATCGAAAAGGGAAAGCGATACTGCCTTCATATCAGACATCAAAGTTGAGGGAATCCCATGATCAAAGAGTCTGAAGCATCCCCACCTCCATAATGCTTTTACAACTTTGTCAAGCTGCCCTGATATTCCTTGCATATCAAGAACCGGAATACAAGAATTAACCATGTTGTTTCATCTCTACAAAGATCTCGATTCTGTTATGTTTGCTGCTATTGAAGTCTCCTTTCCCTTTATATCACAGGAATTCGTCGCATTTCAGTCGTACTTATTTGCCACCAACAGTGAAAGTTATGGTTAATTTAAGCTACTAGAATCAAATATGGAACTGCATTCTTTTTGTCCTTGTGCCTCATTATGTTGTGCGGGTCTCCAGTTCCGTAGTTGACCTTTAAAGGGAATCTGGGCTCTAGCCCCGGTTtaagagaaaaattgaaaaataataccaAGAAAAAAGCATCAAGTTGAATCATGAATGGTTGCACATTGGTCTGACGTTAGATATTGCATTAGACCAGTTGCTTAATGAAGGTTAATTTGGATTTATGCCACTTGAGATGTGTTCATATCAGCTGTAATGGTGTAACCTGTCAACTGCAAGGGTCCAAATTATATGAAACATTTGTAATACAAGCTTACAAATCATGCAAGAGAAGCTATTTTTACTCTCACAATAAC
The Coffea arabica cultivar ET-39 chromosome 6c, Coffea Arabica ET-39 HiFi, whole genome shotgun sequence genome window above contains:
- the LOC113693017 gene encoding 2-oxoglutarate-dependent dioxygenase DAO-like: MVNSCIPVLDMQGISGQLDKVVKALWRWGCFRLFDHGIPSTLMSDMKAVSLSLFDLPLEIKKRNVYPQRLMGYIPRNTINSFYEALGVYDMLTPEAVDQFCDKLDASPHQREIMHEYSEAIDALVQELGRKIMEGSGRSHPKFLY